In Budorcas taxicolor isolate Tak-1 chromosome 16, Takin1.1, whole genome shotgun sequence, the following are encoded in one genomic region:
- the LOC128061542 gene encoding LOW QUALITY PROTEIN: L-lactate dehydrogenase B chain-like (The sequence of the model RefSeq protein was modified relative to this genomic sequence to represent the inferred CDS: substituted 2 bases at 2 genomic stop codons): MATLMEKLIAPVAEEEGKVPNNKITVEAIGQVSMACTISILGKSLTAEFALVDVLEDKLKGEMMDLQHKGLFLQTPKILADKDYSVTANSKIVVVSAGVLXXEGERHLNLVQRNINVFKLITAQIVKYNPNCIIIVVSNPADILTFVTWKPSGLPKHCVIASGCNLDSAIFTELMAEKLGIHLSSCHRWILGEHGNSSVAVWSGVNVAGVSLQEVNPEMGIDNDSENWKEVHKMVVESAYEVIKLKEYTNWATQLSVADLLESMLKNLSRNHPVSTMVKGMYGIENEVFLSLPCILNARGLTSFTNQKLKDKEVDQLKNSADTL, translated from the exons ATGGCAACTCTTATGGAAAAACTGATTGCACCAGTTgcagaagaagagggaaaggttCCAAACAATAAGATCACTGTAGAAGCTATTGGACAAGTCAGTATGGCATGCACCATCAGCATTCTGGGAAAGTCTCTGACTGCTGAGTTTGCTCTTGTGGATGTTTTGGAAGATAAACTCAAAGGAGAAATGATGGACCTGCAGCACAAGGGCTTATTCCTTCAGACACCAAAAATCTTGGCAGACAAAGATTACTCTGTCACTGCCAATTCCAAGATCGTAGTGGTAAGTGCAGGAGTTCTCTAGTAAGAGGGGGAGAGGCACCTGAATTTGGTGCAAAGGAACATTAATGTCTTCAAGCTCATTACTGCTCAGATTGTGAAGTACAATCCCAACTGCATCATCATTGTGGTTTCCAACCCAGCAGACATTCTCACATTTGTTACCTGGAAACCAAGTGGATTACCCAAGCACTGTGTGATTGCAAGTGGATGTAATCTGGATTCTGCtatattt actgaactgatggctgaaaAACTTGGCATTCATCTCAGCAGCTGCCACAGATGGATTTTGGGAGAACATGGCAACTCAAGCGTGGCTGTGTGGAGTGGAGTGAATGTGGCAGGCGTTTCTCTCCAGGAAGTGAATCCAGAAATGGGAATAGACAATGATAGTGAAAACTGGAAGGAAGTGCATAAGATGGTAGTTGAGAGTGCCTATGAAGTCATCAAGCTAAAAGAATACACCAACTGGGCTACTCAATTAAGTGTGGCTGATCTTCTTGAATCCATGTTGAAAAATTTATCCAGGAATCACCCAGTGTCAACAATGGTGAAGGGCATGTATGGCATTGAGAATGAAGTCTTCCTGAGCCTTCCATGTATTCTGAATGCTCGGGGGTTAACCAGTTTTACTAACCAGAAGCTGAAGGATAAAGAGGTTGATCAACTCAAGAATAGTGCAGATACCCTCTGA